The nucleotide window tttattctgtaattatttttactattatcttttatgacagcataggatcactttagttaggccattatccaagtctcttcgatggggactgtttgggccttgcagtcctcccactactttttcatatgttctgatctttgtgccctttctgctgttgaaaatgtttgtgttgtgagtgTGAAgagagtgtttttgttcttgattttcttgtttaatttttttcttatctgtggtgtcttctggtgtacggtcaatttccttcagattctctcttatttctctgatccatctgcaccCTGTCTTGGTTTTTGTGAGTCGAGATTGGACTCTACTAGCTGTTTCaaaagtcttgaatcttgcaccctatgatatgtccaaagaatcccaGTCTCCTCTTACGCATAGTATCACTggtgggttctaactctttgtgcATGACTTTGCTGGGAATAATCCATCACTGCCCATCTTTCTAGTACTTTtcattgatgcaggttcttccaattcttcttttgattttctggaatctgtgtttgattgttcattcaggtggaagagtgtttctgctgcataagtggcttctggaaatgattcttgaaagaattgtGTATGTTGTGTCTAAGAATGAAATTctcctgtaattgttagggtctgttttgttcCCTTCTTTGTATAACGGATGGATGAGGACTAtcatccagtgttctggtagttgtTCTTTgttccagatgttgacaagctgttgatgaagggaaatttttgctgatcttcctacatgtttccagatctctaaaaaaagtctgatcttctcctgctgttttgtaattcttcatcttaaaaaaataagtaatatctcattttctcgtgtaaattagattattaaaagcaatttctttcaaaaattattttgtgataatatttttaattaaactaaaaaatcatcatttccgaagattgaccaaaataaataatatcagatctttagttataaaattttgaaataagttatctcccatttagttgatttttcattttaacagcattaaatagtttccataataaatggaaaataatattagtaaaaaaaatattttgagcataaaaaaaaaaaaattgtcggtgATTCGATACCGAACCCCACGAATAGCAAAAGGAGTTGTTATCATAGAGCCACACATGCTACACAAATACTTTGTGTcagttgcacttcataagatgtgtcccctgtttgtttgtttaggttttcattcattattttgaattttatcttaattaacaatcaatttcaatactcttaagaatcaatagacttgtataaaatatttatttttattaaggattattaaaaaaaaattgttattatttttaataaatattacaactttatcagtaccaaataatactaattcatattgaaagtaaataatcattcataaatattcgattgttagctcgtttaatcattatcatgtatttaaaattttgtaaaatttttgtacaactaaaaacttttgtcccaaaatcccttacttatatgttcaaataacccggtagaaaatgagattttgggacgagcgtatacgcatgcgcgccgaatactgtgcgcaatgctacAACTTGTTACTTTCATCAGATGTTAAccataatattactattttcgtGCGCAGATATATATCAGCTGATTCATTGaggttatatttacaaattttaggggtgttaaattgtgtttattatttattcttgtaaaatttaattttgtattttgtggaATGTTTCCaaataatattcagttataaTAGACACATTAGACTGTTAAGAAAAATTTGGCGATGTTGTAATTGAgtgataaatttagtaaaacatgcAGTATTCAGTAGAGACTAGATTAAGTGCTTTGTCTCAAATCTCCGAAAAGAAATTAACAGATATTCTTGACAAAATACCTGGTCAAAAGGATTTAATTATTGATTGGGACTTAATAAAACCTTTGGAAAAGGTTGTCGGTATTACAAAGTTAAGgtagttttattaacattaaatcagcatttcattcattttttttttgttgtgttttagttaagattttaatTGTCTAAAGTTTATTTCAGACATTCTAGTTCTAGTTAATCTAAATTAATGGGTGAATTGCGAGATTTAACAGTAAGCTGTTAAATCAAATAATAGTGTTAAGACACTATTATCATatcagctttatttatttatgtttttataaatttagatttttttgtgcTGCAAGtgataaaaaactttattctacTTGATAATCCAACCCAGAGCTGACTGATGAGATTTCCTTTATACCTATTAGTAGTTAAATACAAAATCatggaaataagttttaatttttataaatctatagaaTTATAATCGTTGATAAGTATTGTTCTCAGTTTTttcacaaactgaaaaaaaacttttccagaacattttaacattttccagAAAAACTATCTGGAAAATGTTAAATCCTGTAACGTTTGTAATGtcatcagaaatattaattaaaatttttataaagggtATTTCAACCTGTGTTCCTAGGCTGCAGCATTGGTATTCCAGGAATGAATATAGTGAATTTGTACTATTTATGATGGAAAAAAGATTATGCATTAAGGTAGATGTGCACAACAGTTAAACTCTGTAACTGTGTATTACTTGTGCTAATTGCCTTTCTTTCTCACTTTTATAATACATTGTAGCGATATAAATCTGAcacttttttaattgtgtagttaccttgaaaataaaatacaaagtaaattcattttaaaatcgaACATAATATTAGTTTATTCTGCAATCAGTGtcttgactagtttgatgcactTTACCATTCCTTTCTTTTCTGCactaatatttgttttcagcTTATTGTTACGtgccatatatttttatttactatatgtGTCCTAATTTTGTTTTCCCCTACATTTTTTACCTTCTGTACATCCATTGCCAAATTAATTAACACTTTGtggtaaatatgtaatacaaccTAGTAATTAGTTTAAGAACTTACCGCAAggattcttaaataaattaattcggaTTTGtattcacatttttgtttttcagtattcACACAGTGTATGTACAGATCCACAATAGATTAAATGGATATAACTGCGTCCTAATAGACAAACTCCCtaacaaaataaaagcaattaaaaatagatttcattaaCATGTATTAAGAAATACTCAACAGAAAACAAGTagccaacaaatttaaaaaccaagGGTATAATGTAGCCTTCAGAGCAagcaaaaaaaatcactacatgTAGGACACAATCACCAAAcccaccaggttagtctagtggtgaatacatcttcctaaatcagctgatttggaagtcgagagttccagcgttcaagccctagtaaagtcagttatttttacacggatttgattactagattgtggatactggtgttctttgttggttgggtttcagttaaccacacatctctggaatggtcgaactgagactgtacaagactacacttcatttacactcatacataacctcctcattcatcctctgaagtattgtctgaaaggtaattaccagaggttaaagaggaaaaagaaagagaacacAATCACAAACAAGTACAGTTCCCTTGGTATATATCTACTAAAATTTCCAAATTGTATAATGTTCTACATTGGTGAAACACCATGCAATTTTAAACAGAAGTTAGTCTTCCACAGCAACATAGAGTTAATGTTTGCTAACCTCCAGGACACAAATCACGAATTCACCTCATTTATGACAAACATGATATACACTCACAAGAAAAGACCATATTTAGAAacttaaacataacattttaaattacttaaatatacaaaaacattgCAGTGACATTCTAAATGAATATACACAATTCAAACACATGCAGTTTGTAACCGTATTcttaatatgtatgtaattaaaaaaaagcatgattAGAATCATCAGCACCAGTTTGAAAACAGCAGTGCCAGACACTGAGGATGATAACTAACATTCTCAGGTAGAAAATGATTTAgaatattatatagtttttctaacagaaattaaaaaattcagtaaatagaTCATGTAAGAAATGATAGATTCATTAGGATAACAAAACATAACTGCTAACAAGATAACAAAACAAGACATAAAACCATcagttatgtttaattataatagtaatgaattattgaaagaacttacaaaaaaattagtttgcaataaagtacattttgaaggctgtagttaaaaaatatttatccactTGTTAAATCTGATTGGGGAGAATTAGatctaaaattttgttgttaagataataattactattttcttttctgCTAAATCactataatttttgtgtttaatactgcttacctttcttagcttcattctttatTTCATGTTGACGCGTTTTTGAACCACTCCATTgccaaaacttattgtactgaaaataaattgtgtGAGTACTCATACTTATTTGTACTCATATAATTTATTGTCAGGTCAATAAGTTTTGACACTGGAGTGGTTCCAAAACatgtcaacaagagataaaaaaatgaagctaagaaaggtaaggaggtactaaacatagaaattatattgaacttagcagaaaagataataatcattaatatcttaataacaacaattttaatgagGTTAACCAGACCAGAATTGTTGTAAAGAagagtacaataagttttaatGATGGAGTGGTTCCAAAATGcatcaacaagagataaaagaatgaagctaagaaaggtaagcagtagtACTAGACATAGAAAAAAGAATCAGATTTATTTGctcaatgtttaaaaatttatcaaaagtgtAATgtgctttaaaaaaatcatttaatttaaaataaaactgtgaagGATCTTTTTAGatcattgtataatttattaaaaaggtaaGTGAAACATAATAAGGTCTTCTCTTAATAGACTTCTTtctcaaaaaattatagatagtttaaatagttttttgaataattttggtgCACGTATACATTGTTAATTGTTAGAAacaaatgtttttgttcttttttttatttattgaaagtagcatattcattaaaataataatatgaaaatggtagagttttttaaaattcattaaatatcagttaatagatttttatttatcagtaccAAACTATCATTTTCTCatagtgtatttatataatttaggtGTGGATAAATATTGGTGTAGTAAACTATAATAATAGTTGATATTGAGTATATTTTAGATATTGTCagaataagataatttaatttataccctCATTGTAAGATTTCCTGTACAGATTATCATCGAGCAGTATTTCCAAAAACTACTGTGTTTAATTCATTtggtaattgtttaaaaaaagcaaCTTGAGGTTACTTGTCAGATTTGCTGAAACCATCATAATTTGTATGATATTTCAGATTCTTTATAAGTACATGTAATAACTGAttaagcaaataatatttaaaaaatttagatcgaatcattttcattttatgtaccGTGATTAAAGAAACAGCAAAGGTCTTAGAGTTACTCAGTACAATCCATTTTCTTTCAACCATTACTCCAGCCTTTTTCCTTCCATTTCTTGATTGAAGATAATAAAGTTAGAATTATCAAGCtaacttaagttaaaaatatatgatgacacatcatttataataaattaaaaaaattaatgttccaGGATTGAATGGCATTTTCTATGGTGTAACATTTTCATATGTAGAATCTGCTTTTGgatattttgtatgatttattacagttttctGCAAACAGTTTCTGAAGCATGAATATAGCTAATTATATGTCTTGCCAAATCCATACAAAATATCCGAAAGCAGATTTTACTTATGAAATTCTAATAGTAATATTTAGCATTCCATATGTTAATCATTTTTGCTTGCAGACTCTCATAGTTGATAAAATTCCTGCGATAGATCAAAATATGCATCAGTGGAATGCATATACCttatcaatattaatttgttttaatcaaagATTGTTTAGGTTGGTATCTTTGGGTTTTCAAAAACCAATTTGATCATCAGCTAAACTCTTAATAtctttgatataatttatttatttatttattaagcattgattttataattatttttttgaaatgattgtAACAGGttgatgattttatatatattcttttttttagatgaacAACAAATGGAGTATATGCATATGTTGAGTAaaaacagtgattcccaaactgtttACTGCAGCACCCTGGGGAGTTGCAGCCTCTTCCCAGGGTTgctgcaaaatattgtaaaagcttcatagtTGATTGaatcaagacatttataattattaatttaatgttaataatgaatatacaccagttttatttatttttatctcttacttactagtagtcatacttttacttagggtaggactctatggaaaaattttaattgagatatGACGCCATGACTCAGAAAGGATCCCGTGACTCGGAAAAGTTAGGGAACCACTGTGCTAAGATATTCTTAGCATAATATTTCAGTACAGATGTTAGAAAATAATTCCAGattgatattttttgaattttttaggccactaattattttatttgtattatttttcattgcacATTTTAGATTAAGAGGGTTAGAGagagtgtaattattttttacttttaatcagaaactctataaaagcaactaatagTATTCAGATTTTTACTACTTTCTCAGTAACACTTATTGAATGTTGGATAGTTTAATTaggatttattatattaatgttaattaacagCAATCTTATCAACTGCATTTGAAGATATGCTTTACTACTTCCTATGATACTCTCATACCCTTCTCCCAGTCTCTAATAtgtttacagatatttattaccTCTGCTAACTGTGCATTCTTCTTTTTTAGGAAAGAATaagtacttttttacatgtttcagaaacttctttttattagatatttcttaaattttaaagctCCTTTTTCAGATTGAAATTCTTATTCCCTTTGTTACTTGATCAACCAAtttattatactgatttttttttgtttcccacAAGTTAGAGGAATTCTATTGCCAGTTTTGACATTTAAGTGCAAAAATTGCAGAACATATGTGTAATTCCATTTGATTGAGTGGTAGCTGAATAATGAATATTACTGTGTAGTGTTTTACACAAATTCCTGTGAACtcaaattggtttaaaatgtattatgttaCAATAGtggatttattttgaaaaaaaaaaaacagtaaaatcagCATGTactgtaaaattgaaattattcagaattctaaaaaaaaactgcaattttttGCTTAGAAAGCTGTCATTCATAACAGTGATGGAAGCTATAAATTACTatcaaaaacaagtttaaatttggttattgaataacataatgttattaatattaattactttaatagtaCTGAGAAATCTTAACGTTCATAAAGTCAGTATGTTAAGAAGACTGTCATAATTTTGGCTATAATTGTGTGAATATTCATATCACTACTCATTTTTCTCGGACTGAATCTTTTTTCCtttcagatttttcttaaattctctACATTTCAAATTTTGTCAGTTGACTTAATTTTCAATAGTCGTCTGCAacaacacatttcaaaaactttccaATTGCCTGTAATTCAGTGTTGAATGAAGCTGTActgtatacaaatatttttaaagtgctTTTCTTATTTACTAAGTAACTAATTTATGAGTTTGATACTGTTTAATGTACCAACATAgccaatttttattcttaatgccAATTTGAAATTGAagcattttataacaaatgttataaaaaggtattcttgataaataaaacaaaatgcagatttattatgattttttttaagcatgtGTATTGTGCTGTTTATCTATGTACAAGACCATatgagctgattttttttttttagctttgtggtattagtttgtaatattattatgtgaACCAAGGTGaggaattaaattgtttttttaaatatttaattttgtttccaaatgttattatttgtacctttaatttatgcttattttatctgtttaagaTCCCATGGaatcgataaaatttataaaatggataaATCTGGAGTACAGACAGTGAATAAACAACGCATATATCTTATTAAATCAGATTTAATCACGGCAAAATATATTAGTGATCAAATAAATTCAGAGATGTCGCCACATTCTACAAATCAGAAAACTTCACAGTCTTCAAATGTTATGTCAACATGTACTTATCATATTATATTAGTACCCAGAAGACTATTATCAATCTTAAATTTGTTTGAAGAAGAAGGAATTATTGGTTGCGTTAAAGTTTATGAATTTCGAATGGAAATGGTATTATTAGACTCAAAAGTTCTTTCTGAtgaacttcataatttttataaaatgttgtttgttAATGGTGATCAGTCATATTTACCGAGTGTTGCAAAATCAATATGGACTTTACAGATGCTTTTAGGTAAGCCTCAGCTTACAGTAGTTCAAGGTAAATATTCCAGTATTGTATATAATatgattgttaattattttgataatattggTACACCTGATAAGGTAGAATCAGATATCGGATGTTTAGTTATTGTTGATCGCGATATCGATTATGCTAGTGTCCTTTTAACTCCAGGTACTTATACTAGTTTATTAGATGAAGTATTTGGTGTAAATTGTGGGAcagttgaaataaaaatggaTGATGATAAAGTATATAAAACACACTTAAATGCTGCTGATGAAatttatatgcaaataaaaaaccGTCATTTTTCTGATGTATTCACTTTCTTAAAATCAAGAGCTGAAGTTTTACGGCATGAATTTAATAAAAGCCAAAACATGACATTGCAACAAATGAAGCAATATGTTTCAAAGGAACTGAAAAATatagcagttttaaaaaaattattaacttatcatATAGGTGCCTGTGAagcaattatttgtaaaattggaCAAAGATTTGAAGAGTTACAAGCAGTGGAACATAATATGCTTAATTGTAAGAATCACCGtgataattttacttacattgagAACTGTATTGCAACAGATTTAGGtagtaaatttgatattttacgtttaatatcattattctcaTTAACAAATAATGGTCTGACAATAGATGAAATGAATACAGTTAAAACTCAATTCTTACATAAATTTGGTTATCGCTATTTAAGTGCATTCCATTACTTACAGAATATTGGTCTAGTTAATGAGCAACAGGGCATTATGACTGGAGAGGCACCTGCTGGAATTTTAGCAAATAAAGTGGTTCAAGCTTTGCCATCATTACCCATGAAACGTAGTGCATTCTATTTACTatcgcaaaaattaaaattatttcctgataTTCCTGATGATTATGACTTAAAAAATCCTAAGGATATGGGTTATGTTTTTGGTGGTGCATATATTCCATTAATATGTCagttattatcaattttaattaaaaaagaaattccacCAGAggagttagaaaaaataataccaaatttaaattttaagattaataataatggtaGTAAAGATATTAACAAACagtcatattttgtttatattattggtGGTATGACTTATGCTGAAATAGCTGCATTTCAactattagaaaaattaacaGGTTCTAATATATTTGTCGCTGCTACATCCGTAATCAATGGTTCTTCATTGATGAAATCAGTATCATAACAgttacatcaatttatttatatagttttatatgttACATTAATATTCTGCTTTGTTAGGCTAAATAATTTCCTCTAAACAAACATAATtctgttgactttttttaacgataataaaatgcattttataatggtacaaaattaattatttataatgtattctgAAATAagctaaaatttcatttacatgtgtgtgcttcaatttttttgtggtaattgTGTAAGTATGTATAAACATTAACTTTCTTTTGAATATCTTCTTACTCTATAAAAATCACTGAAAAGAGAATCTAGTTCACTAGTTTctgattttgatgataaaaatattctttgttactattatatatgttttcccctcacttctaaattttatttctacataaagTGTTTATGACTTCCCATTTTATAGAACTCATTAACTTCATAaccaaattttatcttaattttgctATTATAGGATATTGTAACAACTCAGTTCAAAGCGACAATGGTCTGAAGTGGTATAAACAACCATGACATATATACCCAACAAACAGGTTACAGCTTAGAGATAGCATGCATACatggagacaattttttttattacttatgattAGAATTTCATCATCATATAGATATACTTtcatacatatatgtgtataatatttaatataaaccacctaattCAGAATATAGAAATAAgacatcttaccttaattttaccatgaaattaCTTTTGTGGGATCCCGCATTTTCagttatgattgaaatattttattaacctacacattaaaaatactgaaataatgtaaattgtatattaatttattatatgattgctGCTGTCTGTTGCAGTTTTATCAGATAGTGTTTGAGGGatacagattaattaaatatttctatcatGACTGAGGATTTGGGATCCATGAAAGtattttcatggtaaaattaaggtaagatatgtcttatttcagcattctgtactaggtggtttatattaatataatttaacaatacagaaGAATAATAGGAATcttgaaaagattaatttcagtaaaataatatatacacacgcacatgcacacacacacacttaggTACAAAGTGTACTTTGCATAAAAACTATGATTATATGATAAGGTTCTCATAGTTCTgtgagaaaataaaatggaatatgataattttaattaattaattaattagctttattaaaccaaatgttaattataaaggCATAATTCAGTAAAAGCTCTTCAAAAATATCTTCT belongs to Lycorma delicatula isolate Av1 chromosome 1, ASM4794821v1, whole genome shotgun sequence and includes:
- the Vps33B gene encoding vacuolar protein sorting 33B isoform X1 yields the protein MQYSVETRLSALSQISEKKLTDILDKIPGQKDLIIDWDLIKPLEKVVGITKLRSHGIDKIYKMDKSGVQTVNKQRIYLIKSDLITAKYISDQINSEMSPHSTNQKTSQSSNVMSTCTYHIILVPRRLLSILNLFEEEGIIGCVKVYEFRMEMVLLDSKVLSDELHNFYKMLFVNGDQSYLPSVAKSIWTLQMLLGKPQLTVVQGKYSSIVYNMIVNYFDNIGTPDKVESDIGCLVIVDRDIDYASVLLTPGTYTSLLDEVFGVNCGTVEIKMDDDKVYKTHLNAADEIYMQIKNRHFSDVFTFLKSRAEVLRHEFNKSQNMTLQQMKQYVSKELKNIAVLKKLLTYHIGACEAIICKIGQRFEELQAVEHNMLNCKNHRDNFTYIENCIATDLGSKFDILRLISLFSLTNNGLTIDEMNTVKTQFLHKFGYRYLSAFHYLQNIGLVNEQQGIMTGEAPAGILANKVVQALPSLPMKRSAFYLLSQKLKLFPDIPDDYDLKNPKDMGYVFGGAYIPLICQLLSILIKKEIPPEELEKIIPNLNFKINNNGSKDINKQSYFVYIIGGMTYAEIAAFQLLEKLTGSNIFVAATSVINGSSLMKSVS
- the Vps33B gene encoding vacuolar protein sorting 33B isoform X2, which translates into the protein MSVNRSHGIDKIYKMDKSGVQTVNKQRIYLIKSDLITAKYISDQINSEMSPHSTNQKTSQSSNVMSTCTYHIILVPRRLLSILNLFEEEGIIGCVKVYEFRMEMVLLDSKVLSDELHNFYKMLFVNGDQSYLPSVAKSIWTLQMLLGKPQLTVVQGKYSSIVYNMIVNYFDNIGTPDKVESDIGCLVIVDRDIDYASVLLTPGTYTSLLDEVFGVNCGTVEIKMDDDKVYKTHLNAADEIYMQIKNRHFSDVFTFLKSRAEVLRHEFNKSQNMTLQQMKQYVSKELKNIAVLKKLLTYHIGACEAIICKIGQRFEELQAVEHNMLNCKNHRDNFTYIENCIATDLGSKFDILRLISLFSLTNNGLTIDEMNTVKTQFLHKFGYRYLSAFHYLQNIGLVNEQQGIMTGEAPAGILANKVVQALPSLPMKRSAFYLLSQKLKLFPDIPDDYDLKNPKDMGYVFGGAYIPLICQLLSILIKKEIPPEELEKIIPNLNFKINNNGSKDINKQSYFVYIIGGMTYAEIAAFQLLEKLTGSNIFVAATSVINGSSLMKSVS